The DNA segment AGGAGTTATCAGGCACCAACAGGGAACTGATATCCAAGTTTTATCACCGACTGGAAAAATCCCACATAATATGGATAAATCAGAACAAACCACGGGGATTCGGGGACGCAGTCAGATTAACGGAAAAATACATTGGACGCGACGATTTCATCGTACATGCAGGCGATGTAGCAATACTTAGCAGGTCCGTTCATCCCGTAGAACGACTGATTAGAACCGCAAGAGCAGATTCGGCAGTGTCTGCGGTTCTTTTACTAAAGAAGGTAAAAGACACCAAAAGATACGGTGTGCCCAAGATAAACAAAAAAAATTCACAGTATGTTGTGGAGGAGGTGGAAGAAAAACCGGACAAACCAAAATCTAGTTTTGGCATTTTGCCATTATACTATTTTAAACCCGAGATTTTCGACTATCTAAAAAGAATCAAACCGGGAAAGGGCGACGAATACCAACTAACTGACGGCATACAGAAACTAATAGAGGATGGAAAAAAGGTGGTTGCAGTGACTTTGGAAAAAGACGAAATCGAGATTGATGTAGGTACTGTGGAATCATATCGCTACTCTCAAGAAATCTCATACAAAAAGGCATAGTTTTTAACTAAAATTAAGTTCGAAACGACATGAAGCTAGGCGTAATAGGGCTAGGTTTTGTCGGGCTCTCACTAGCATCAGTACTGGGTTCAAAGGGATACAAGGTATCAGGATTTGATTCAGACAAATCCAAATTAAATGCGATAAAAAACGGAATTCCGCCATTTTATGAGCCAGAATTGGAATACACACTAAAGGCCGCATTAAGAAAGGGTTTTGACACCACACATGATCTGGCCAAGATCATCAACAATTGTGAATTAATTTTCATAACTGTGGGAACGCCGCAGCAGGACGACGGCTCCATTGATCTTTCAATGATAAAGTCCGTGGCAAGTCAGAGCGGCAGTTTGTTAAGAGACACGAAAAACAAACCAATCATAATAGTAAAGAGCACAGTAGTTCCAGGCACAACCCAGAACATTCTCTTGCCGATACTTGAGAAACGATCCCGCAAATCGGCCAACAAGGATTTTGCTGTAGTTACAAATCCCGAATTTTTGAGAGAGAGTATGGCTATTGCAGACACTAAGAACCCCCACGTGGTGGTGCTAGGAGGGACAGAGGGCAAATTCATGGACACAGTTAAAAGATTCTACCAGAAACTGCACAAAAACACCCCAATCATAGTCACGAACAGCCAGACTGCGGAGATAATAAAGTACGCCAACAACTCCTTCCTTGCCACAAAGATAAGCTTCATCAATCAGATCTCAAATATGTGCCAGTCAATTCCAGGAGCAAACGTCGAAGATGTTGCCAAGACGATAGGGCTTGACCCGCGAATCGGCCCGCTTTTCCTAAATGCCGGTCCCGGGTACGGCGGCTCTTGTCTACCAAAGGACGTAAAGGCCATGATCAACTTTTCAAACAAGATAGGGATAAAACCGGTTTTACTTGACGCCGTGGAAACAGTGAACAGGTACCAATTAGAAAACCTCCTATCAACGATCAAAAAGGCAACAGGCAAGCTAAAAGGCAAAAAGATAACCATACTTGGCACTGCGTTCAAGCCAGATACTGACGATATCAGAGACTCTGTGTCGATAAAGCTAATCGAGATTCTGCTAAAACACCAAGCTACGATAAGCGTTCATGACCCAAAAGCCATAGAGAATACAAGAAGCATATTTGAAGACAGAGTCGAGTATTTTGATTCCATAAACGATGCCCTAAGAGGCAGCGAGTGCGCAGTAATAATGACTTCCTGGAAGGACTATACCAGAATAAACAATGAACACATCAAGCAGATGAAAAGAAAGGTAATTGTCGATACCCGAAGAATGCTAAAAAAATCAAAGATAAATGCCAGGTACTTCCCAATCGGAATAGGATTGTCCGGATCATTTTGAAGAAACACGTTAATAATCAGATCCAGAAGTCAACTTAACAAAACATGAAATTTGCTGTAACCGGTGGAGCTGGGTTCATCGGAAGCCACCTGATCAAATACCTCATAGACGAAGGCCACAACGTCACGGCAATAGACAACCTGAACACGGGCAAGCTGAACAACCTGTCCAAAGTAATAGACAGGATCAATTTTATCAGAGGCGATATCAGGGACACAAAACTGTTACAGGAGAATCTGCGTGGCGTAGACGGGGTTTTCCACGAAGCGGCACTAGCATCAGTACAAGAATCATTTACCAAGATCCAAGAATACAACGAGGTAAACGTGCAGGGAACCGAGAACATTTTGAAAACTGCAAAGGAGTACGGATTCAAGGTAGTTTATGCAAGCTCCTCAAGCGTGTACGGCAATCCGACAAAGATCCCAATACAAGAAGACGATCCAAAAAACCCCATCAACCCGTACGCGCAGACAAAGCTCGATGACGAGAAACTGGCTGCAAAGTATGCCAAAGAAGGAGTTCGCGTAATAGGATTAAGGTACTTTAACGTTTTTGGCGAAAGGCAGTCTCAGCAGTATGCAGGCGTAATCAAAAAATTCCTAAAAAAGGCGCGAAACGGCGAGGCGCCAATCATAAACGGCGATGGGACGCAGACGCGCGATTTTGTGTACGTCGGAGATGTGGTAAGAGCAAACGTCTTGGCAATGATGAGCAATGTTGATCACGCCTTTTTCAATGTCGGAACCGCAACCACAATAACCGTCAACGAGTTGGCAGACCTTATAGTTGGAGAATTTGGTCTTGACATAAAACCGGTTCACGGTCCAGGCCTTCCAGGGGACGTGCACACCACTAAGGCAGACATTACGCTTGCAAAAAAGCTGCTGAACTGGGAGCCAAGAGTCGAGATAAGAGACTGGCTCAAGCAGGCAATATCAGAGAAGGGCAACCTCGACTCGATAATAGATTAGTATCACTTTTTATGTATAGCCGGAACCAGAAATGTTGATACGATGCGACTGCTAATCGGCGGATCCAGCTCAAAGCTGTTTCATTTACAAGAATTTGCATCATCTCTGGCAAAGTTTGACATAGAATGCAGAGTCGTCTTTGATGCCGACGTATACGACGGCTTCCCAAGCAGAAGGATTGGAAACTGGTTTCAGACCCGCTCAAAATTTAACAAGTTAATCAACGAGTTCAAGCCGGACGCGATTTTCATAGACAGGCACAGGCACTTTGGGCTTGCTGCAGCCAAGACGGGAAAGCCGCTCCTAGTACACCTGCGCGGCGACCACTGGAAGGAAATGGAGATGGCAAAGCAGACCCTCTACAGGTCCCTGCCAAGGAAGATTGCCATAGTACAGTGGGAGAAGATTGCGGAAAAATGCTTCCAAGATGCATCCATGATTTTTCCCATCTGCAGGTACCTTGCAGACATTGTCAAGGCAAGATATCCGGAAAAACGCGTCTCAACTCTTTACCAGGGCATAGACCCGGACAAATGGTTCCACTCTTCAGGAATGAGCTTAAAGCATCCGTGTGTCGGACTGCTGCAAAGCGCAAACATCTGGGATAAGACAAGAGAGATGCTCACGCTGGAATCCATACTAAAAAAAATGCCCGGTGTGACCTTTTACTGGGTTGGGGACGGTCCGTATCGCGATTATGTCCTGTCGTCACTCAAAAAATACGACAATTTCAAGTGGTTGGGCGCATTGCCGTATCCAGACAAGGTACGGGAATACCTAAGTGAGATCGACGTTTATGCACTGGTCAGTGGCCTTGACATGTCGCCACTGACGGTACTGGAATCGCAGCTAATGGAAAAGCCGGTAATTGCCACAAGCGTGGGTGGAGTGCCTGAACTGATAAAAAACAACGTAACTGGATTATTGGTGGAAAAATCAAATCCGGACGACCTGTACGAAAAGATCACAATTCTGCTAAATGACGAACAAAAACGAAAAGAGTTCGGCAGATCCGGCAGGGCATTTGTTAAAGAAAACTTTAGCTGGGAAAGGGTCTGCAGTGACTTTGCAACCACGTTAAAGCAAAACGTCGGCTAATCTGATTCCAAGAGGCGCGTGTAAAACTCTACATATTTTGGCAGCATCACATCCCAAGTCATGTTCTTTGTAACAAAATCATAAGCGCTCTCCGCCATCCTGTCAGCCCTGCTTTTGTCTGCCAATAATGCATTTACCGATTCCAGCAGTTTCTCTTCGTTACCAGATGGAACCAAGACGCCGGTCTGCCCGTCCTTTACCAGCTCCGGCGTACCCCCAGCATCGGTGGCAACTACTGGCACTCTCAGGTAGAATGCCTCTTTTACCACAGTCGGAAGGCTTTCGATTCTGGACGGCACTACCAACACCTGCGACTGTTTCAGAATGATCATTGCCTCCTCCCATGCAAGATCCGTACAATATACTACGTTGCCGCGTATTTTCGGCTCTATCCTCCTTAGCAGATCTATTCCCTTCTCAAAGCTGTCCCGCCCGATGTAGACTACCTGGTTTTCTTTTTTTTCCACACTAGGGAGATTCTTGAATTTTGATGTGTCGATGGGACTAGGCAGGTGTACAAAGTCCAGGCCCAGCTTTTCCTTGTACAGTCTTTTTGTGGCAAGCGAGTCGGTGGTCAGCCTGTCCGCCCATTTCAGAGCGCGCTTTTCTGTGATCCCAGATATGCTCCCAAGCACGTCGGAGTGAATTGCGTTTACCTGGTCGCTAAAGACGCCGTGGACGGATAGAACCCTTTTTTTTGCCCTAACAGCCTTCATCGCAAAAGCAGAAGGCACGTTGAATGCGTGAACTATGTCAAATCCGCCCTTGAAGAATCCAGATATCGTACTTGTAATGACAAAGCTTGGGTTTTTCAGATTCTTAATTGGTATCTTTGCCACATCTAGTAATTCCACTTTGATCCCATGTTCTCGCAGTTTGTCTGCAAGCATGGCAGCATGACCGCCTATGCCGCCGGAATATCGTGGTGAGACGAAAAGAAGTTTCAATTATTCCAAATTGGGTTTGTGTTCTTAAAAGGTGTTGGATTTGATTATACCAGTGCCTGTGATGCTTCGTGCATCATCTGGCTCTTTGCGCAGCCTGCTGCAAGCTCGTCGCCCTTTCCTCTTCTCATCAGTCCTCTGTACAGGCCGTCCTCTAGTTTGACTCCCTCTCTTTGCTCCCATTCCTCCACTGTGATAGAGTACTTCTTTTGGATTCTGTCCCTGTACCATTCTGGAATGACATTGAATGCGCAGAACGGGATGATTCTAAGGTCCGGTGTCAGATAGTGGATGTCGCATCTCTGCAGTCTTTCCAAGTCCTCGTTGTACTTGTCCTGGAAGTGCATCATGCCAAGGAACAGTCCCTTTACGTGCCATGATCCCACAGAGTCAAATGATCTCTTCATTAGAATATTGCCAAACATCTTTGCCAGATCCAGTCCTGCCGGCTGCTTTTTCTTGTCTACAAAGCTTGAGAGCTTTCTTACCACCTCTAGCATTGTGAAATACTTGTTCTTGCCTGAGCGGATCTCCTCTGCCTTGTCCTCGAACAGTTCCAGCATTCCCTGGATGTCGCAGAATCTTGGCAGTGGGACAAACTTCTTTGTCTCCTCGTCCTCAAAGACATAGGTGCCTGCTCCGCATGCAAAGTGGATTGATAGTTCGTACTTTGGCTTGCTGGAAAAGGCCTCAATTACGTTGGTTAGTGGCATGCAACTTGGGACCGGGAACCAGTCGTCTACTGTTACCTCGCCCTTTGTCTGCTCCTCGATTCTCTGGATGCAGTCTGGAATGGTGATTCTGTACTTTTCTCTTTCTGCTTTTCCCATTCTGCCAGTTAATGATACCGGCTGGAAGTTTACTGCGTGGACTACGTCCATGTTCTTTTGAGCGTATCTAATGATTCCACCCAGTTCGTGATCGTTAATTGATTTTATGACAGTTGGTACAAACACAACGGTGGTTCCAGTCTTTCTGCAGCTGTCAAGCGCATAAGGAATCTCCCAGTGGTTCTTTGGGTTTGTCCTTGCCGTTACTCCGTCGAAGCTCAAATACAGGTTGTTGCATCCTGCAAGCCTTACCTCTCGTGCAGCCTCTGGGTCCATTGCATGCCTGATGCCGTTTGTGTTCATCTGGACGTGCTCGACTCCTTCCTGCTTCATTATTTTGATGACATCTGCAATATCGTCACGTAGCATCGGCTCTCCGCCGGTAATCTGAATAGAGTTTCCAGGAATTGGTCTTTCTGCCCGCAAGGTCTTCATCATTGCCCTAACCTGCGCAAGTTCCGGCTCGTACATGTATGCTCCTTCAAGTCCCTTCTTTACATAGAAGAAGCAGTACCAGCAGGTAAGATCGCACCTGTTCGTTACAATCATGTTTGCCAGTCCGCTGTGGGACAGGTGGTTTGAGCACAATCCGCAGTTGTTCGGGCACGAGCATTTCTCTATCATCACGTTTGGTGCGTGCGCGCCCTTGCCGTCGGCCCAGTACGTGCTGAACTTTTTGTACATCTCGTATGATCCAAAGTAAAGCTCCTCGCATTCTCCGTGTGAGGGGCATGTTTTTGTCATAAATACGCGGCCGTCGCGCTCGAATACCTCTGCATCAAGAATCATGTTGCAGTCAGGGCAGATGCTCTGGGTAAATCGTATGGTGGATTTCTTTCCCAGGCTCTTTGTAGAGTGTTTTGATAGCTGAATTAGTGACATTGACTAACTGGCATTTTTCCGATATGGTATTTAACGTATTTC comes from the Candidatus Nitrosotenuis cloacae genome and includes:
- a CDS encoding sugar phosphate nucleotidyltransferase encodes the protein MKCVITAAGKGTRLLPITKELPKEMMPIFTRMYGKDRVVIPLLQYIFEQLYALNMHDYCFVVGREKRSIEDHFTPHESYLKELSGTNRELISKFYHRLEKSHIIWINQNKPRGFGDAVRLTEKYIGRDDFIVHAGDVAILSRSVHPVERLIRTARADSAVSAVLLLKKVKDTKRYGVPKINKKNSQYVVEEVEEKPDKPKSSFGILPLYYFKPEIFDYLKRIKPGKGDEYQLTDGIQKLIEDGKKVVAVTLEKDEIEIDVGTVESYRYSQEISYKKA
- a CDS encoding UDP-glucose dehydrogenase family protein, translating into MKLGVIGLGFVGLSLASVLGSKGYKVSGFDSDKSKLNAIKNGIPPFYEPELEYTLKAALRKGFDTTHDLAKIINNCELIFITVGTPQQDDGSIDLSMIKSVASQSGSLLRDTKNKPIIIVKSTVVPGTTQNILLPILEKRSRKSANKDFAVVTNPEFLRESMAIADTKNPHVVVLGGTEGKFMDTVKRFYQKLHKNTPIIVTNSQTAEIIKYANNSFLATKISFINQISNMCQSIPGANVEDVAKTIGLDPRIGPLFLNAGPGYGGSCLPKDVKAMINFSNKIGIKPVLLDAVETVNRYQLENLLSTIKKATGKLKGKKITILGTAFKPDTDDIRDSVSIKLIEILLKHQATISVHDPKAIENTRSIFEDRVEYFDSINDALRGSECAVIMTSWKDYTRINNEHIKQMKRKVIVDTRRMLKKSKINARYFPIGIGLSGSF
- a CDS encoding NAD-dependent epimerase/dehydratase family protein; the encoded protein is MKFAVTGGAGFIGSHLIKYLIDEGHNVTAIDNLNTGKLNNLSKVIDRINFIRGDIRDTKLLQENLRGVDGVFHEAALASVQESFTKIQEYNEVNVQGTENILKTAKEYGFKVVYASSSSVYGNPTKIPIQEDDPKNPINPYAQTKLDDEKLAAKYAKEGVRVIGLRYFNVFGERQSQQYAGVIKKFLKKARNGEAPIINGDGTQTRDFVYVGDVVRANVLAMMSNVDHAFFNVGTATTITVNELADLIVGEFGLDIKPVHGPGLPGDVHTTKADITLAKKLLNWEPRVEIRDWLKQAISEKGNLDSIID
- a CDS encoding glycosyltransferase family 4 protein, translating into MRLLIGGSSSKLFHLQEFASSLAKFDIECRVVFDADVYDGFPSRRIGNWFQTRSKFNKLINEFKPDAIFIDRHRHFGLAAAKTGKPLLVHLRGDHWKEMEMAKQTLYRSLPRKIAIVQWEKIAEKCFQDASMIFPICRYLADIVKARYPEKRVSTLYQGIDPDKWFHSSGMSLKHPCVGLLQSANIWDKTREMLTLESILKKMPGVTFYWVGDGPYRDYVLSSLKKYDNFKWLGALPYPDKVREYLSEIDVYALVSGLDMSPLTVLESQLMEKPVIATSVGGVPELIKNNVTGLLVEKSNPDDLYEKITILLNDEQKRKEFGRSGRAFVKENFSWERVCSDFATTLKQNVG
- a CDS encoding glycosyltransferase family 4 protein, coding for MKLLFVSPRYSGGIGGHAAMLADKLREHGIKVELLDVAKIPIKNLKNPSFVITSTISGFFKGGFDIVHAFNVPSAFAMKAVRAKKRVLSVHGVFSDQVNAIHSDVLGSISGITEKRALKWADRLTTDSLATKRLYKEKLGLDFVHLPSPIDTSKFKNLPSVEKKENQVVYIGRDSFEKGIDLLRRIEPKIRGNVVYCTDLAWEEAMIILKQSQVLVVPSRIESLPTVVKEAFYLRVPVVATDAGGTPELVKDGQTGVLVPSGNEEKLLESVNALLADKSRADRMAESAYDFVTKNMTWDVMLPKYVEFYTRLLESD
- the tes gene encoding tetraether lipid synthase Tes gives rise to the protein MSLIQLSKHSTKSLGKKSTIRFTQSICPDCNMILDAEVFERDGRVFMTKTCPSHGECEELYFGSYEMYKKFSTYWADGKGAHAPNVMIEKCSCPNNCGLCSNHLSHSGLANMIVTNRCDLTCWYCFFYVKKGLEGAYMYEPELAQVRAMMKTLRAERPIPGNSIQITGGEPMLRDDIADVIKIMKQEGVEHVQMNTNGIRHAMDPEAAREVRLAGCNNLYLSFDGVTARTNPKNHWEIPYALDSCRKTGTTVVFVPTVIKSINDHELGGIIRYAQKNMDVVHAVNFQPVSLTGRMGKAEREKYRITIPDCIQRIEEQTKGEVTVDDWFPVPSCMPLTNVIEAFSSKPKYELSIHFACGAGTYVFEDEETKKFVPLPRFCDIQGMLELFEDKAEEIRSGKNKYFTMLEVVRKLSSFVDKKKQPAGLDLAKMFGNILMKRSFDSVGSWHVKGLFLGMMHFQDKYNEDLERLQRCDIHYLTPDLRIIPFCAFNVIPEWYRDRIQKKYSITVEEWEQREGVKLEDGLYRGLMRRGKGDELAAGCAKSQMMHEASQALV